A part of Octopus sinensis linkage group LG7, ASM634580v1, whole genome shotgun sequence genomic DNA contains:
- the LOC115214497 gene encoding uncharacterized protein LOC115214497 → MGGRLQPVKEDGELDYENLIGFASDNASVMIGQKEGVQALLMYLDGINDSDALNLNRRVSPDGEESAPNQPTPNKHLISCKNHSILSTFNARPLGSLGCLEELGANAESHGIDIIAVQEHRFYHPDDILKYHQVGSYQLVTSSASKNTVNSTVGGIGFLLSSKASDTLLSIESISPRIMVLEIDGNPKTTLVCVYSPHNSSVADEIENFYITLRSTIEQVPLHNFLVITGDLNARLGSDETKFTFNSKTNRNGEMLKDFLE, encoded by the exons ATGGGAGGTAGACTACAACCTGTCAAGGAGGATGGTGAGTTAGA TTATGAAAATTTGATAGGATTTGCCAGTGACAATGCTAGTGTAATGATAGGACAGAAGGAAGGTGTGCAGGCATTACTGATGTATCTTGAT GGCATCAATGACAGTGATGCCCTCAATCTTAACAGACGGGTATCACCTGATGGAGAAGAGTCAGCTCCCAACCAACCAACACCAAACAAACACCtcatcagctgtaaaaatcattcGATACTCAGCACCTTCAATGCCCGCCCCCTTGGTTCTCTTGGTTGTCTAGAAGAACTTGGTGCAAATGCAGAATCACATGGCATTGATATAATAGCTGTCCAAGAACACCGATTTTACCACCCTGACGACATCCTCAAATACCATCAAGTCGGTTCTTATCAACTTGTAACCTCCTCTGCATCAAAGAATACTGTTAATTCAACAGTTGGAGGTATTGGATTTCTACTTTCATCAAAAGCTAGTGATACTCTCTTGAGTATAGAGTCAATCTCACCTAGAATTATGGTGCTCGAGATAGATGGAAATCCGAAAACaacattggtatgtgtgtatagcccACATAATTCGTCTGTGGCAGACGAGATTGAGAATTTTTATATAACCCTTCGTTCAACCATTGAGCAAGTACCTCTCCATAATTTTCTAGTTATAACTGGTGATCTGAACGCTAGACTAGGATCCGATGAGACCAAGTTTACATTCAACTCTAAAACTAATCGGAATGGAGAAATGCTCAAAGACTTCTTAGAGTAA